From a single Kitasatospora azatica KCTC 9699 genomic region:
- a CDS encoding aldo/keto reductase — protein sequence MTLPKRQLGKTGFDITTVGFGAWAIGGGGWRYAWGDQDDRESIAAIRHAVELGINWVDTAAVYGLGHSEHVIGEALKGLSDADRPYVFTKAGLVWDQSQPDASPHRIMRPESVRREVEDSLRRLGVEAIDLYQVHYPDTGESLDWDAESKGAGPSKNATPLEEYWQTMADLKAEGKVRAIGLSNHDLDLLKRASAVAHIDTLQPPFSAINRGDAESVAWALEQGTGVIAYSPMQSGLLTGAFTKERVANLPANDWRTGNPDFTVNLDSNLALVDGLRPIAARRGVSVAELAIAWVLAWPGITGAIVGARRPEQIDGSIGGGSLELTEIDREEIAAVIERTGAGNGPIRP from the coding sequence ATGACCCTCCCTAAGCGCCAGTTGGGAAAGACCGGCTTTGACATCACGACCGTCGGGTTCGGTGCCTGGGCCATCGGCGGTGGCGGCTGGCGGTACGCCTGGGGTGACCAGGACGACCGCGAGTCGATCGCGGCCATCCGCCACGCCGTCGAGCTCGGGATCAACTGGGTCGACACCGCGGCCGTCTACGGTCTCGGGCACTCCGAGCACGTCATCGGGGAGGCGCTGAAGGGCCTGTCCGACGCCGACCGGCCGTACGTGTTCACCAAGGCCGGCCTGGTCTGGGACCAGAGCCAGCCGGACGCGTCGCCGCACCGGATCATGCGTCCGGAGAGCGTCCGGCGGGAGGTCGAGGACTCGCTGCGTCGGCTCGGCGTCGAGGCCATCGACCTCTACCAGGTGCACTACCCCGACACCGGCGAGTCGCTGGACTGGGACGCGGAGTCCAAGGGCGCCGGCCCGAGCAAGAACGCCACTCCGCTCGAGGAGTACTGGCAGACCATGGCCGACCTCAAGGCCGAGGGCAAGGTGCGGGCCATCGGCCTGTCCAACCACGACCTCGACCTGCTGAAGCGGGCCTCGGCGGTGGCGCACATCGACACCCTGCAGCCGCCGTTCTCCGCGATCAACCGCGGCGACGCCGAGTCGGTGGCCTGGGCCCTGGAGCAGGGCACCGGAGTGATCGCCTACTCCCCGATGCAGTCCGGCCTGCTCACCGGCGCCTTCACCAAGGAGCGGGTGGCCAACCTGCCGGCCAACGACTGGCGGACCGGCAACCCGGACTTCACGGTGAACCTGGACAGCAACCTGGCGCTGGTCGACGGCCTGCGTCCGATCGCGGCGCGGCGCGGCGTGTCCGTCGCCGAGCTGGCGATCGCCTGGGTGCTGGCCTGGCCCGGGATCACCGGTGCCATCGTCGGTGCCCGTCGCCCCGAGCAGATCGACGGCTCGATCGGCGGCGGCTCGCTGGAGCTGACCGAGATCGACCGCGAGGAGATCGCGGCGGTCATCGAGCGCACCGGCG
- a CDS encoding cyclase family protein: MCTRELMELVYGEDGAAFAPCGHDHSAATAVATEESDTKPGVGRRRMLTLAGALGATIAGVGAISATPAFADTEAGKRSQPDSVADALRRSRGSIQDLTYRWDVDFPVLKPYVLTPEIDHYATVGNQGFNANKITIDEHTGTHMDGPSHLVDGAGVYTDQITVDKLVTTLVVIDISARAATNADTTLQVDDVREYERRYGRIPTGSFVALNTGWGSRIFTRPDLYTNRDTAGNPHFPGLGGEALQWLITNRGIFGAGTDTPSLDAGVNLPAPEAHRALLGAMRYGVENIANISTVPQAGSVVSVGVMKHAWGYGGPVRMLAIS, from the coding sequence ATGTGCACCCGTGAGCTGATGGAACTCGTGTACGGCGAGGACGGTGCGGCCTTCGCCCCGTGCGGGCACGACCACTCGGCGGCGACCGCGGTCGCGACCGAGGAGTCGGACACCAAGCCCGGTGTCGGTCGTCGTCGGATGCTGACCCTGGCCGGCGCGCTCGGCGCGACGATCGCCGGTGTCGGCGCGATCAGCGCGACCCCGGCGTTCGCCGACACCGAGGCGGGCAAGAGATCCCAGCCCGACTCGGTGGCGGACGCGCTGCGCCGGAGTCGGGGCTCCATCCAGGACCTCACCTACCGCTGGGACGTGGACTTCCCGGTCCTCAAGCCCTACGTGCTGACCCCGGAGATCGACCACTACGCCACGGTCGGCAACCAGGGCTTCAACGCCAACAAGATCACCATCGACGAGCACACCGGCACCCACATGGACGGCCCGTCCCACCTGGTCGACGGCGCCGGCGTCTACACCGACCAGATCACCGTCGACAAGCTGGTGACCACCCTGGTGGTCATCGACATCTCGGCCCGGGCCGCGACCAACGCCGACACCACCCTCCAGGTGGACGACGTGCGTGAGTACGAGCGCCGCTACGGCCGGATCCCCACCGGTTCGTTCGTGGCCCTCAACACCGGCTGGGGCAGCCGGATCTTCACCCGCCCCGACCTCTACACCAACCGGGACACCGCGGGTAACCCGCACTTCCCGGGTCTGGGCGGTGAGGCCCTGCAGTGGCTGATCACCAACCGCGGCATCTTCGGTGCCGGAACCGACACCCCGAGCCTCGACGCGGGTGTCAACCTGCCCGCCCCCGAGGCGCACCGGGCCCTGCTGGGCGCCATGCGGTACGGGGTGGAGAACATCGCGAACATCAGCACCGTCCCGCAGGCGGGGTCGGTCGTCAGCGTCGGCGTGATGAAGCACGCCTGGGGCTACGGCGGCCCGGTGCGGATGCTCGCGATCAGCTAG